The proteins below come from a single Odontesthes bonariensis isolate fOdoBon6 chromosome 18, fOdoBon6.hap1, whole genome shotgun sequence genomic window:
- the LOC142368254 gene encoding uncharacterized protein LOC142368254: MDDETTLPVSQNTEREQANRKLTGTTETRQEPGVNGKYSTSPPWNSLGAKPKHYKSPPSDVGRRLSGRTQHLETHNDSEWPALSHRNVSTPILKKKQRWTETTTKTRSKLLQDTGILLENRFAPLYQNPDSPKERSSPKTGESNDMVSDISKKILDIVAEHPTLKSLIIQTGDLDVVKQQSEVLKQDFMDLVNKVRCTSTEVFFSGPLPTVWKGDERFSRLMMLNRWLKDMCAAHSMNFIDNFNIFWGRRHLFKADGFHLNKSGVQLLSSNIFYSLRHTPAAPIKDETGQNDPKRQIGQCSGEGAETRTDHGGQQIQKEPATSSSSPQDKESSPAPTAQQVESSPAPAVQQAESPPAPVGNPQPSPPRTPPSPQHSPLSLDSSLLDFPDRMKSFLNIGIQLTPRQNPIFFPPNIPPHPAPPIPPRPSRWKQPSNRSDQAPPPPLNHHIWDFNIHMDNNMDTNAKELCSLLDTFGLLQHVNGPTHTRGHTLDLVISKGVDISSVDIKDLALSDHFWRVFVSQPDKTSLCQGGSADRRGLSWSDHWHRVEGGLKYKGQMEGSHRMKRGE; encoded by the exons ATGGACGATGAAACTACTCTGCCAGTATCCCAAAACACTGAAAGGGAGCAGGCTAACAGGAAGCTAACTGGCACCACCGAGACACGGCAGGAGCCTGgtgtaaatggaaaatattcaacCAGTCCTCCCTGGAACTCCCTTGGTGCTAAGCCAAAACACTACAAATCGCCTCCCTCAGATGTGGGAAGACGGTTATCAGGCAGAACCCAACACCTGGAGACCCACAATGACTCCGAGTGGCCTGCACTATCACACAGGAATGTCTCTACCCCGATACTAAAGAAAAAGCAACGATGGACCGagaccaccaccaaaaccaggagTAAATTGCTACAAGACACAGGAATTCTGCTAgagaacagatttgctccactTTATCAAAATCCTGACTCTCCAAAAGAACGCTCATCTCCCAAGACCGGAGAAAG TAACGACATGGTGTCTGATATCTCAAAGAAGATCCTGGACATTGTTGCTGAGCATCCGACACTGAAATCTCTCATCATACAAACAGGAGACCTTGATGTTGTGAAGCAACAATCGGAGGTATTAAAACAAGACTTTATGGACCTGGTAAACAAAGTTCGATGCACAAGTAcagaggtgtttttcagtggacctctaccaacagtttggaaaggagatgagagattcagcagactgatgatgctaaacagatggctcaaagacatgtgtgctgctcattcaatgaattttattgacaatttcaacatcttttggggacgcaggcacctctttaaggcagatggatttcaccttaacaagtcaggagttcagttgctaagctccaacattttttactctctgcgtcacacaccagcagcccctatcaaggacgagacaggacaaaacgatccaaaacgacagataggacaatgctctggtgagggcgctgagacaaggactgaccatggaggacagcagatccagaaagaacctgcaacgtcatcatcctcaccccaagataaggagtcttcaccagccccaacagcccaacaagtggagtcttcaccagccccggcagtccaacaggcggagtctcccccagccccagtgggaaacccccagccttcgcccccccggaccccacccagcccccagcactctccactcagtctggactcctcacttctggatttcccggacaggatgaagagctttctcaatattggaatacaattgacaccacgccaaaatcccatattcttcccccctaacatcccacctcatccagcccctcccattccaccacgtccatcacgttggaaacaaccctcaaacagaagtgaccaagcccccccacctcctctgaatcatcatatct gggattttaacattcacatggacaataacatggacactaatgccaaagaactctgctctctacttgacacttttggcctccttcaacatgtgaatggacccacacatactcgaggccacacactggatctggttatctctaaaggtgttgacatttcttctgttgatatcaaggacttggcgctctctgatcatttct GGAGAGTGTTTGTGTCGCAGCCCGACAAGACTTCTCTGTGCCAGGGAGGATCAGCGGATAGACGAGGGCTCAGCTGGTCTGACCACTGGCACAGAGTGGAGGGAGGATTGAAATACAAAGGACAGATGGAGGGATCACATAGGATGAAGAGgggagagtga